Within the Eleginops maclovinus isolate JMC-PN-2008 ecotype Puerto Natales chromosome 5, JC_Emac_rtc_rv5, whole genome shotgun sequence genome, the region ttctttttcttgatgaaatttGGTGACTTTTCATCATCTAGGGTCATGAACTGGTGTGTAAAATCTGGACACTCTGATGTGTAGTGGAATGTCTGTGCAGAGTTTGTATACAAAGAtgatgttgcgggtcattttgacccagaccctttaatgtgggtaaatagctgttcagatccaaaataaacatgtctctttgatgtactttttactttgatgtacaattgtttgtattttgattgcctctgagacccagagccaggtgtgtgaagagagggaactTTCTCACATTTGTCCTTGTCACTGTTCTCATGTCATCTTTTTGACAAACTCACCAAAAATGAGCTCCAGAAGGACGGCAGCTGAGGAGGCTTTATCACAGATTTTGAACTGGGATAGTGATGTAGAGGAAGATATTTCAGAACCAGAGGAtctttcagagacagaggacaatgtTATTGCTGATCCAGATTGTCAATTTTCCTACGATGAGGAGGATTCAGAGGACGAGTCTGCCGTTGTTCCTCCAACAGATGAAAACCAAGGAATGCAGCAATCAtcatccacagaggggacatgggCATCTAAGGACGGTAATATAAAATGGTCAACATCACCACACCCAAGCCGAGGCAGACTGTCATCTTccaatgtgatcaaaatgactccCGGTCCTACAAGATTTGCTGTCACACGAGTTGATGAGattcaatcagcatttcagCTCTTCATATCCTCACCAATAGAGAGGATTATACTGGAAATGACCAACTTGGAGGGGAGAcgtgtgtttcaagagaaatggAAGCCACTGGATCAGACTGACTTGCATGCTTACATTGGAGTTCTGTTATTAGCTGGAGTGTACAGGTCAAAGGGAGAAGCAACTGCAAGTCTATGGAATGAAGAGAATGGAAGGCCAATCTTTCGTGCAACAATGTCTCTGGAGACATTCCACATGATATCTCGTGTGATCCGCTTTGACAACCACGACACCAGAGCTGGTCGACgtgaaagagacaaactagCTGCGATCAGAGATGTGTGGGATAAATGGGTTGAAATTTTACCTTTGTTGTACAATCCTGGTCCCCATGTTACTGTAGATGAGCGCCTTGTTCAATTCAGGGGGCGCTGTCCTTTCCGACAGTACATGCCCAACAAGCCCGCCAAGTATGGCATCAAAATATGGGCAGCCTGTGATGCAAAATCCAGCTATGCATGGAATA harbors:
- the LOC134864280 gene encoding piggyBac transposable element-derived protein 4-like, coding for MSSRRTAAEEALSQILNWDSDVEEDISEPEDLSETEDNVIADPDCQFSYDEEDSEDESAVVPPTDENQGMQQSSSTEGTWASKDGNIKWSTSPHPSRGRLSSSNVIKMTPGPTRFAVTRVDEIQSAFQLFISSPIERIILEMTNLEGRRVFQEKWKPLDQTDLHAYIGVLLLAGVYRSKGEATASLWNEENGRPIFRATMSLETFHMISRVIRFDNHDTRAGRRERDKLAAIRDVWDKWVEILPLLYNPGPHVTVDERLVQFRGRCPFRQYMPNKPAKYGIKIWAACDAKSSYAWNMQVYTGKLPGGTSEKNQGMRVVLEMSEGLQGHNITCDNFFTSYRLGDELQKRKLTMLGTVRRNKPELPTEILKMQGRPLHSSIFAFTEKATVVSYCPKRNKNVLVMSAMHTDASLSTREDMKPQMILDYNSTKGGVDNLDKVTATYSCQRKTARWPLVIFYNIVDVSAYNAYVLWTAINQKWNAGKLYRRRLFLEDLGKALITPKIQTRARPARSPAAAAVIEKVKLRSPDQPAASPNPTSPNQHPVDTGGKKRKRCQVCPSREDSNTSTSCVKCKNYICRKHTVTFCPSCGEH